The Nostoc commune NIES-4072 genome includes a window with the following:
- a CDS encoding alpha/beta fold hydrolase codes for MKGCGVAGSLSDYLSYSKCLLSFLEVLDLQQFHLVGHSFGGGIAITLSTLVPEKVRSVILIDSTGIPTPSIPEMIPRRAIEMTAQLFLPRRRLKLVDIPLIFSYNLLFNTKNVIQGLLISLYENINHLLPKIPAPCLLLWSEKDLTTPLSNAQEMAAIIPDSKLITVEEGFHEWGLWYPEKFTSLILDFICQLEQY; via the coding sequence ATGAAAGGGTGCGGGGTTGCAGGTTCACTTTCCGATTACCTTAGCTATAGCAAATGTCTCCTTTCGTTTCTGGAAGTTTTGGATTTACAACAATTTCATTTAGTAGGACACTCATTCGGCGGAGGTATTGCCATTACTTTATCTACACTTGTTCCAGAAAAAGTCAGAAGTGTAATTCTGATAGATAGTACTGGAATTCCTACGCCATCTATACCGGAGATGATCCCGCGAAGGGCAATCGAAATGACCGCTCAACTGTTTCTCCCAAGACGCAGGTTGAAATTAGTTGATATTCCTTTGATTTTCTCCTATAACTTATTATTTAATACAAAAAATGTCATTCAAGGATTGCTAATTTCTTTATACGAAAATATCAACCATCTGCTACCAAAAATCCCAGCTCCCTGTTTGTTATTATGGTCAGAAAAAGACCTAACTACACCATTAAGTAACGCTCAAGAAATGGCGGCAATTATTCCAGACTCTAAATTAATTACTGTAGAAGAAGGTTTCCACGAATGGGGACTCTGGTATCCTGAGAAATTTACATCACTCATATTGGATTTTATTTGTCAACTTGAGCAATATTGA
- a CDS encoding PEP-CTERM sorting domain-containing protein, producing MGRAGTYIYQDSAANITVSSSSTSIPEPTSLLGLLFGVGAIAVSKKAGKTK from the coding sequence GTGGGACGGGCAGGAACATACATCTATCAAGATTCTGCTGCCAATATTACCGTCAGTTCTTCATCTACATCCATACCTGAACCCACTTCCCTACTAGGTCTATTGTTTGGAGTTGGTGCAATTGCTGTCTCTAAAAAAGCTGGTAAGACGAAATAG
- a CDS encoding NblA/ycf18 family protein: MNQPIELSLEQEFSLRTFADQVKQMSREQAQEFLQMLYKQMMIREKTYQELLKYQWEVGSGSILG, from the coding sequence ATGAATCAACCCATTGAATTATCTTTAGAACAAGAATTTAGCCTTAGAACTTTCGCAGACCAAGTGAAGCAGATGTCTCGTGAACAAGCTCAAGAATTTTTGCAGATGCTGTATAAGCAGATGATGATAAGGGAAAAGACTTACCAGGAACTGCTCAAATATCAATGGGAAGTTGGTTCAGGTTCAATCTTGGGTTAA
- a CDS encoding DUF1993 domain-containing protein, with amino-acid sequence MTISMYQALIPVSIRTLNNLTNILEKGSAYAETKKIDPNVLINSRLSPDMFPLSKQVQIASDIVNRGAARLAGIEPPKFEDNETTFGQLIDRIQKTISYLNTFKPEQIDGSEEREITLQMRDNTLSFQGMPFLLYFVLPNLYFHVTTAYDILRHCGVELGKGDFLGQP; translated from the coding sequence ATGACCATTTCAATGTACCAAGCTTTAATACCCGTGTCTATTCGCACACTGAATAACCTTACAAACATTCTTGAAAAAGGTTCTGCTTATGCTGAAACTAAAAAAATAGATCCGAATGTCTTGATTAATAGTCGTCTATCCCCAGATATGTTTCCATTATCAAAGCAAGTACAAATTGCCTCTGACATAGTAAATAGAGGTGCCGCACGGTTAGCAGGAATAGAACCACCTAAATTCGAGGACAATGAAACTACATTTGGTCAACTTATTGACCGTATTCAAAAAACTATCTCTTATTTAAATACTTTTAAACCTGAGCAAATTGACGGTTCAGAAGAGAGAGAAATTACCCTACAGATGCGTGACAACACTCTCTCTTTTCAAGGAATGCCATTTCTCCTATATTTTGTTTTACCAAACCTTTATTTCCATGTCACAACAGCCTATGACATTCTTAGGCACTGCGGTGTAGAACTTGGTAAAGGAGACTTTCTTGGTCAGCCTTAA
- a CDS encoding transposase, with translation MSHYCRLRKKTRPPVWTKRQILNRIFYQLKNGCNWADLPRDMPPYSTVFWYYQQWCEEDILKKIMTELHHQVREQVKKNHSGQP, from the coding sequence TTGAGCCATTATTGCCGACTAAGAAAAAAAACTAGACCCCCTGTATGGACAAAGCGGCAAATCCTCAACCGGATATTTTATCAACTTAAGAATGGTTGTAATTGGGCTGACTTACCTAGAGATATGCCGCCATATTCAACAGTATTCTGGTATTACCAGCAGTGGTGTGAAGAGGACATCTTGAAGAAAATCATGACTGAGTTGCATCATCAGGTGCGGGAACAAGTCAAAAAAAACCACAGTGGACAACCTTGA
- a CDS encoding transposase, giving the protein MAFPSLLTLSKASLSDDCGFIEMFEQNIDYFISKPVDLPKITILVDHGYHPEKLTIALEQIYPQIMTKIQFELSAKPSKAEKEATGKSGFVPVAARWVIERSNAWVERCKSLVKNFDRTLARANAKLKLCFIRLMLKRLAAS; this is encoded by the coding sequence TTGGCTTTCCCTTCTTTACTCACGCTCTCTAAAGCCAGCTTGTCTGATGATTGCGGCTTCATTGAAATGTTCGAGCAAAACATTGATTATTTCATATCTAAACCTGTCGATCTGCCCAAGATTACAATCTTAGTAGATCATGGCTATCACCCGGAGAAACTGACAATAGCGTTAGAGCAGATTTATCCCCAGATTATGACCAAAATCCAATTTGAACTCTCAGCCAAACCATCAAAAGCTGAAAAAGAAGCTACTGGCAAATCTGGCTTTGTGCCTGTTGCTGCTAGATGGGTTATTGAAAGGTCAAACGCTTGGGTGGAGCGATGTAAAAGTTTAGTCAAAAATTTTGACCGAACACTCGCTCGTGCTAATGCCAAGCTCAAGCTTTGTTTTATCAGATTGATGCTCAAAAGACTAGCTGCTAGCTAA
- a CDS encoding sugar phosphate isomerase/epimerase family protein, with the protein MKQPRLAYVEMSLPDGTQAEKFAAIRRWGIGLEIANLGDIQIDVYKCAQIPITAVQAYQMHDLHPLHRNREHRHQAKIHVEHTLEVAAQLNAPRIVTVCGFGHDLADNPLERAVEFFSNLAQQAAKLGVRIMIEPLSPKRAGALTHPDEIVSLIRCLNQPKVFSILLDTGHLLDSGFDLNLFFSIWQYPIEELQLKGMNSTPPTLTIPLTNWIKSKSPPDVICIEHRQAISWKEFDQIIQKCFHCLEKLNRNI; encoded by the coding sequence ATGAAGCAACCCAGGCTCGCTTATGTGGAAATGTCTCTACCAGATGGAACTCAGGCGGAGAAATTTGCAGCCATCCGGCGTTGGGGCATCGGTTTAGAGATTGCTAATTTGGGGGATATACAGATAGACGTGTATAAATGCGCCCAGATACCAATTACTGCCGTGCAGGCATATCAAATGCATGATCTCCATCCGCTTCATCGGAATAGGGAACATCGTCATCAAGCCAAAATTCATGTAGAACATACCTTGGAGGTAGCCGCTCAACTCAATGCCCCTAGAATTGTGACAGTCTGCGGCTTTGGACATGATCTAGCAGATAATCCTTTAGAACGAGCGGTGGAGTTCTTCTCCAACTTGGCTCAACAAGCAGCAAAGTTAGGGGTTCGCATCATGATTGAACCCTTGAGTCCAAAACGTGCTGGGGCATTAACACATCCTGATGAGATTGTGTCTCTCATCAGATGCCTAAATCAACCAAAGGTGTTTTCTATCCTGCTAGATACTGGACATTTGCTCGATAGTGGCTTTGATCTGAATTTGTTTTTCTCCATCTGGCAGTATCCAATCGAAGAACTGCAACTCAAAGGCATGAACTCAACTCCACCAACCTTGACCATACCGCTCACGAACTGGATAAAATCCAAGTCCCCGCCCGATGTGATTTGCATAGAGCATCGTCAGGCTATTTCCTGGAAAGAATTTGACCAGATTATCCAAAAATGTTTCCACTGCTTAGAGAAATTAAATAGAAACATTTGA
- a CDS encoding serine/threonine protein kinase: MDKSPPKHLLETIYQQLLPRLQIQSVNPRNPIQVSYLSQPWRLLGKGNYAAVVYHPDYPECVVKIYAPGRSGFEEEVEVYRRLGSHPAFSECLYAKDSFLILKRLYGTTLYDCMQYGLAIPRQVIRDIDEALDYARRCSLYPHDVHGRNVMMHQGRGLVVDISDFLHLGACSKWNDLKKAYYWLYLPVLCPLRLPVPYSALDIIRKSYRLATSFKTSCCQLLLWWNNLDS, translated from the coding sequence ATGGACAAATCGCCCCCAAAGCATCTGCTTGAAACCATTTATCAGCAACTACTGCCTAGATTACAAATTCAAAGTGTCAATCCCCGTAATCCCATTCAGGTCAGCTATCTTTCACAACCCTGGCGGCTGCTTGGTAAAGGAAATTATGCCGCAGTAGTTTATCACCCCGATTACCCTGAGTGTGTAGTTAAAATTTATGCCCCAGGACGATCAGGCTTTGAAGAGGAAGTAGAAGTCTACCGTCGTCTAGGCTCTCATCCGGCATTTTCTGAGTGTTTGTACGCCAAAGATAGCTTTCTAATTTTGAAACGGCTTTATGGAACAACTTTGTACGATTGTATGCAATACGGTTTAGCGATTCCCAGGCAGGTAATAAGAGACATCGATGAAGCTCTTGACTATGCCCGACGTTGCTCCCTCTACCCTCATGATGTTCACGGGCGTAATGTTATGATGCATCAGGGTAGAGGGTTAGTTGTAGACATTTCAGATTTTTTACATCTTGGAGCCTGTTCAAAATGGAATGACTTAAAGAAGGCTTATTACTGGTTATATCTCCCCGTGTTATGCCCACTTCGACTCCCTGTGCCATACTCTGCCTTAGATATAATCCGCAAATCTTATCGTCTAGCAACCTCTTTCAAAACTTCCTGTTGTCAACTACTGCTATGGTGGAATAATCTAGACAGTTGA
- a CDS encoding SH3 domain-containing protein — translation METFYKQTKIMPKFNKQLAALVFLTLVATGIVLPAVATQAQSPAEQLCRLRPGINPVCTVLVTAPIGVAIRSGPGSNYQKIGVIPYQYDVNVRVSKSSREWVKLADRPGWIHSHYLQMAGD, via the coding sequence ATGGAGACTTTTTACAAACAAACTAAAATTATGCCTAAATTCAACAAACAACTGGCTGCCTTAGTATTTTTAACACTAGTTGCAACTGGCATAGTTTTGCCAGCCGTTGCTACTCAAGCTCAAAGCCCAGCAGAACAACTATGTCGGCTAAGACCAGGTATTAATCCTGTTTGCACAGTGTTGGTAACTGCCCCAATTGGAGTCGCCATCCGGTCTGGCCCTGGTTCTAATTATCAAAAAATTGGCGTCATCCCTTACCAATATGATGTCAATGTCAGAGTCAGCAAGTCTTCTCGCGAATGGGTAAAGCTTGCTGATCGTCCTGGTTGGATTCATTCTCATTACCTGCAAATGGCTGGAGACTGA
- a CDS encoding transposase, producing MGYSSDVTDKEWGIIEPLLPIKKKTRPPVWTKRQILNGILYQLKNGCNWANLPKDLPPYSTVFWHYKQWCEDGVLDKIMTELHRRVREQVKKKTTMDNSNHD from the coding sequence ATGGGGTATTCAAGCGACGTGACAGACAAAGAGTGGGGAATAATTGAGCCATTATTGCCTATTAAGAAGAAAACAAGACCCCCAGTGTGGACAAAAAGACAAATTTTGAATGGGATATTGTATCAACTCAAGAATGGTTGCAATTGGGCAAACTTACCCAAAGATCTACCGCCCTATTCGACGGTGTTTTGGCATTACAAACAATGGTGTGAGGATGGCGTCCTAGACAAAATCATGACAGAGCTACATCGACGAGTGCGCGAACAAGTCAAAAAAAAAACCACAATGGACAACTCTAATCATGATTGA
- a CDS encoding Nif11-like leader peptide family natural product precursor: MGSISKILINEEQRVAIIIFPPNLDTLVLLVLKNILLFFFILRVASEDQILNMAFEQIEAFLKKMQSEPELKNEVLAAPTADDVARIALKLGFEFSGDELLRMSGKKVGSITVRKTDLPGEYN; the protein is encoded by the coding sequence ATGGGTTCTATAAGCAAGATTCTGATAAATGAAGAGCAGCGCGTCGCGATAATCATCTTTCCCCCGAATCTTGATACCCTTGTGCTGCTAGTCTTAAAGAATATACTGCTGTTTTTCTTTATATTACGAGTAGCTAGCGAGGATCAAATTTTAAATATGGCTTTTGAGCAAATCGAAGCATTTTTAAAGAAAATGCAGTCTGAACCTGAACTTAAAAACGAGGTGCTCGCAGCACCAACCGCAGATGATGTTGCGCGAATAGCACTAAAGCTTGGTTTTGAATTTTCAGGTGATGAATTATTGAGAATGTCAGGTAAGAAAGTTGGCAGCATTACTGTTAGAAAAACTGATCTTCCTGGAGAGTACAACTAG
- a CDS encoding glutathione S-transferase family protein, whose translation MTTAPLSWEELETLTDYQIDTVNGLTNARARLRLFGQRESDVRVTLYRDNHAWCPYCQKVWLWLEEKQIPYRIEKVTMFCYGEKESWYKRKVPSGMLPAIELDGRIRKESDDILIALEKVFAPLSQGMEDPTVLPLRQLERLLFRAWCVWLCSKAGSSQQEQRNREQFIAVVARVEEALGRTPSPYFLDSFGIVDVIFTPYLERMNASLYYYKGYSLRSQTPRLSAWFAAMESRPTYCGTQSDFHTHAHDLPPQMGGCWENGETQMLLNKARVDNGPWFGLPDVAYPEPENSRMEALQRTIEHRINIIRVNPKDYKLFDQALRCALTHMMIGEDCVPPSGSDVALRYLGDRINVPRDMSIYAAKRLRQSLEKTAALAGDRQPAPIPTKHRRDQDPSNFVRN comes from the coding sequence ATGACTACCGCACCGTTAAGCTGGGAAGAACTAGAAACCCTCACGGATTATCAAATAGATACCGTTAATGGTCTTACCAACGCTAGAGCCAGGTTGCGGTTGTTTGGTCAGCGAGAATCTGATGTGCGGGTAACGCTGTACCGCGATAACCACGCCTGGTGTCCTTACTGTCAAAAAGTTTGGTTATGGCTAGAGGAAAAACAGATCCCCTACCGGATCGAAAAAGTGACAATGTTCTGCTATGGAGAGAAAGAAAGTTGGTATAAACGTAAGGTACCGTCAGGAATGCTTCCTGCAATCGAGCTAGATGGACGGATTAGAAAGGAAAGCGATGACATTTTGATCGCTTTGGAAAAAGTTTTTGCTCCATTAAGCCAAGGGATGGAAGACCCCACGGTGCTTCCACTACGTCAATTAGAACGACTTTTATTTAGAGCCTGGTGCGTTTGGCTGTGTTCTAAAGCCGGTTCCTCTCAACAAGAACAACGCAACCGAGAACAATTTATCGCAGTGGTGGCTAGGGTAGAAGAAGCTCTGGGTCGCACCCCAAGCCCTTACTTTTTAGATAGCTTCGGGATCGTCGATGTCATTTTTACGCCATATCTCGAACGGATGAATGCGAGCCTTTACTACTACAAAGGCTACTCCCTGCGATCGCAAACCCCCCGCTTGAGCGCATGGTTTGCGGCAATGGAAAGCCGACCGACCTACTGCGGTACCCAGAGCGACTTTCACACCCACGCACATGATTTGCCGCCCCAGATGGGGGGCTGTTGGGAAAACGGCGAAACCCAGATGCTTCTCAATAAAGCGCGGGTGGATAATGGGCCCTGGTTTGGGCTACCAGATGTTGCTTATCCAGAACCCGAAAACTCCCGCATGGAAGCTCTTCAAAGAACTATCGAACACCGCATCAATATTATCCGAGTCAACCCTAAAGATTATAAATTGTTTGATCAAGCGCTACGTTGTGCTTTAACACACATGATGATCGGTGAAGACTGTGTACCTCCATCGGGATCTGATGTTGCTCTCCGATATTTGGGCGATCGGATTAATGTACCGCGAGATATGTCCATCTACGCAGCCAAGCGATTGAGGCAATCCTTGGAGAAAACCGCAGCCCTTGCGGGTGATAGGCAGCCAGCCCCCATTCCCACTAAGCATCGACGAGATCAAGACCCGTCTAACTTTGTCAGAAACTAG
- the pyrC gene encoding dihydroorotase yields MQKLTITRPDDWHLHLRDGAALKAVLPYTVRQFARAIIMPNLKPPIRSVADAACYRDHILAAIPEGQQFEPLMTLYLTDNTSPYDILRAKESQFIKAVKYYPAGATTNSDSGVTDIRKGDRVFEAMQQVDMPLLLHGEVTDNDVDTFDREKVFIERHLIPLKQRFPNLRVVLEHITTSDAVQYVLSANTIAATITPQHLLFNRNALFKGGLRPHFYCLPILKREEHRQALLQAATSGNPKFFLGTDSAPHTRTSKESSCGCAGCFSALHALELYAEAFESVKALDKLEAFASFYGPDFYQLPRNTERITLSKTTWRVPDEVPFMESGLVPLGAGQEMTWQMV; encoded by the coding sequence ATGCAAAAGCTTACCATCACTCGACCTGACGATTGGCATCTGCATCTCCGCGACGGTGCAGCACTGAAAGCGGTTCTGCCTTACACGGTGCGTCAGTTTGCCCGCGCGATCATCATGCCGAACTTGAAGCCCCCTATCCGCTCGGTGGCAGATGCGGCTTGCTATCGCGATCACATCCTCGCCGCCATTCCAGAGGGACAACAGTTTGAGCCATTGATGACGCTCTACCTCACCGACAACACCAGCCCCTACGACATTCTCCGGGCGAAAGAATCCCAGTTTATCAAAGCAGTCAAGTACTACCCAGCCGGTGCAACGACCAACTCAGACTCCGGTGTGACGGATATTCGGAAGGGTGATCGCGTCTTTGAAGCGATGCAGCAGGTGGACATGCCGTTATTACTGCACGGGGAAGTGACCGATAACGATGTTGATACGTTCGATCGCGAGAAGGTGTTTATCGAGCGACATTTAATCCCCCTCAAGCAGCGATTTCCCAACCTGCGGGTGGTGCTTGAGCATATCACCACCTCCGATGCGGTGCAGTATGTCCTGTCTGCCAACACCATCGCGGCAACAATTACGCCACAACATTTGTTGTTTAACCGTAATGCCCTGTTCAAAGGCGGCCTTCGCCCCCATTTTTATTGCCTGCCCATTTTGAAACGGGAGGAGCATCGTCAGGCTTTGTTGCAAGCGGCAACATCGGGGAATCCGAAGTTCTTTCTAGGTACCGATAGCGCTCCCCATACCCGCACCAGCAAAGAAAGTTCCTGTGGCTGCGCGGGATGCTTTTCGGCTCTGCACGCCCTTGAGTTGTATGCCGAAGCATTTGAAAGCGTGAAAGCCCTGGATAAACTGGAGGCGTTCGCTAGCTTCTATGGCCCAGATTTTTATCAACTGCCGCGTAATACCGAGCGAATTACCTTGTCCAAAACAACTTGGCGCGTTCCTGATGAAGTTCCATTTATGGAATCTGGGCTTGTACCTTTGGGGGCGGGGCAGGAAATGACATGGCAAATGGTATGA
- a CDS encoding strawberry notch family protein, with protein sequence MVSLIATQGTLFDLETVLDYGQSILNVAQELTKSLIEKRTIGTKTIQSQMNRHFHGTAAEGAWQWKDAYEAVEVAQILYLRQKGYKLLLESPLTVLLELEKLVALCPTHTRRSEESVQLQQFSTPLPLAYLVAKAAFIKADDLILEPSAGTGLLAQMAKLHSASLMLNELAPDRSKILRRLFPGTPLFSVNAEQINDYLVGKTQPSVVLMNPPFSSSPKINSRNPDATKRHINSALQRLADGGRLVTITANWFSPNNPTWRETFVKWHSEARVLMSVGVNGKVYSKHGTQIDTRITVIDKVPADSSEIPCITETLDLPEILALIQQLPGRSSLTLPQASQWNAATIKAAVVPAKVVKLPTKRTAIAKPESSAEISDVVVLEYEVIEWTASEGLKDTLYETYRPQRIRIKDALPHPSLLCESAALALVSPPAPTYKPHLPSNIITQGLLSEAQLESVIYAGQAHCEFLSGSYIVDDSWDNVTVAATGEENAVKFRRGWFLGDGTGAGKGRQCAGIILDNWCQKRRQAIWVSKSSALIEDARRDWCALGGSEKDIIDLSNIKLGDPIPFTQGILFCTYSTLRSQKNGKSRLKQIVEWAGKDFEGVISFDECHSMGNAMAQEGTLGMVAASQQGIVGLRLQNALAKARVIYVSATGATKVSNLSYANRLGLWQTGDFPFTNREDFVESISVGGIAAMEVVARDLKALGLYLARSLSFDGVEYDTLEIELTKTQERIYNSYADAFQIIHNNLYKALEACNITGAKTYNRAAKMSAMSQFESHKQRFFNHLLTGMKCPMLIKAIEQDIALGLAVVIQIVSTNEELLKRRLDEVPASEWKDLNLDLTPREYVMDYLMSAFPVHLHCIHSGVDGEEKSEPVFDADGSPVISIEAVALRDGLVDKLASLDPIPGALEQLLWHFGNKQVAEVTGRSKRVLKDDSGRLFVDSRGSGANIAETAAFMQGDKQILIFSDAGGTGRSYHADLNAVNRRLRSHYLLEAGWRADNAIQGLGRSHRTNQASAPVFRPVTTNVIGERRFISTIARRLDSLGALTRGQRQTGGNGIFEAKDNLESNYAEYALYELFKQIFQGRFYEVPLGKFEQMTGLSLTSHEGGMKIDLPPLRQFLNRLREQRDFVRC encoded by the coding sequence ATGGTCAGCCTTATAGCCACACAAGGAACTCTATTTGACCTAGAAACAGTTCTGGACTACGGACAATCAATCCTCAATGTTGCTCAAGAACTCACCAAATCACTGATTGAGAAACGAACTATCGGGACTAAAACAATTCAGTCCCAGATGAATCGCCACTTTCACGGCACGGCAGCAGAGGGCGCATGGCAGTGGAAAGATGCTTACGAGGCAGTGGAAGTGGCGCAAATATTATATCTGCGTCAAAAAGGTTACAAGCTTTTATTAGAGTCGCCGCTAACAGTATTATTGGAATTGGAGAAGTTAGTAGCCCTCTGCCCGACGCATACTCGCCGTAGTGAAGAGTCAGTACAGCTTCAGCAATTCTCGACACCGTTACCATTGGCTTATCTGGTAGCCAAAGCAGCATTTATAAAGGCTGATGATTTGATTCTGGAGCCAAGTGCCGGAACTGGTTTATTAGCACAAATGGCTAAACTGCACAGTGCAAGTCTGATGCTCAACGAGCTTGCACCCGATAGATCGAAGATTCTGCGTCGGTTGTTTCCAGGTACACCGCTATTCTCAGTAAACGCGGAACAGATCAACGACTATCTGGTTGGCAAGACTCAGCCCTCAGTTGTGCTGATGAATCCACCGTTTTCGTCGTCCCCCAAAATCAACAGTCGCAATCCCGACGCGACAAAGAGGCATATCAACTCAGCACTACAAAGGCTAGCTGACGGCGGACGACTGGTAACAATTACTGCTAACTGGTTTTCTCCCAATAATCCCACTTGGCGCGAGACTTTTGTTAAGTGGCACTCGGAAGCACGAGTTTTAATGTCGGTCGGGGTTAACGGCAAGGTGTACTCAAAACATGGTACACAAATCGACACCAGAATCACAGTAATTGACAAGGTTCCGGCTGACTCCAGCGAAATTCCTTGCATTACTGAAACTTTGGATCTGCCTGAAATACTGGCACTGATTCAGCAATTACCTGGGCGTTCGTCTTTGACGTTGCCGCAGGCATCGCAATGGAATGCTGCAACTATTAAGGCTGCTGTCGTTCCAGCGAAGGTTGTTAAACTGCCAACGAAGCGTACAGCGATCGCTAAACCAGAATCCTCCGCAGAAATTTCAGATGTGGTTGTTCTGGAGTATGAGGTTATCGAGTGGACGGCTAGTGAGGGTTTGAAAGATACCCTATACGAAACCTATCGCCCACAGCGAATCCGAATTAAGGACGCTTTACCTCATCCCTCGCTGCTTTGCGAAAGTGCAGCCCTAGCACTTGTCTCGCCACCAGCACCAACTTATAAACCGCATCTTCCTAGCAACATTATCACACAAGGCTTGTTGTCAGAGGCACAGCTTGAAAGCGTTATTTACGCAGGTCAGGCGCACTGTGAATTTCTGTCTGGGTCTTATATTGTGGATGATTCTTGGGATAATGTGACTGTAGCGGCAACTGGCGAAGAAAATGCCGTAAAATTTCGGCGTGGCTGGTTTCTTGGCGATGGGACGGGTGCCGGTAAGGGTAGGCAATGTGCAGGAATTATCCTCGATAACTGGTGTCAGAAACGAAGACAAGCAATCTGGGTATCAAAGAGTTCTGCCCTAATTGAGGATGCTCGTAGAGACTGGTGTGCGCTTGGAGGTAGTGAAAAAGACATTATCGACCTCTCAAATATCAAACTTGGCGACCCGATTCCTTTCACCCAAGGTATTCTGTTCTGCACCTACTCAACTCTACGTTCTCAAAAGAATGGCAAAAGTCGGCTTAAGCAAATCGTTGAATGGGCAGGTAAGGACTTTGAGGGTGTCATTTCATTTGACGAATGCCACAGTATGGGAAATGCTATGGCGCAAGAGGGAACGCTGGGTATGGTTGCAGCTTCTCAGCAGGGTATTGTTGGGCTTCGACTGCAAAATGCACTTGCCAAAGCCAGGGTTATATACGTGTCCGCAACTGGCGCGACAAAGGTTTCTAATCTCTCCTACGCGAACAGGTTAGGATTGTGGCAGACTGGCGACTTCCCATTCACAAACCGTGAGGATTTTGTGGAGTCTATCTCTGTTGGTGGCATTGCGGCGATGGAGGTGGTGGCTAGGGATTTGAAGGCACTCGGTTTGTATTTGGCGCGATCGCTCTCTTTTGATGGTGTTGAATACGATACTCTTGAAATCGAGTTAACTAAAACTCAAGAAAGGATTTACAACAGCTACGCCGACGCTTTTCAAATTATCCACAATAACCTTTATAAAGCATTAGAAGCGTGTAACATTACTGGCGCGAAAACATATAACCGTGCTGCAAAGATGTCCGCCATGTCTCAGTTCGAGAGCCACAAACAAAGGTTCTTTAACCATCTTCTCACAGGAATGAAATGTCCCATGTTGATCAAAGCGATTGAACAGGATATTGCTCTGGGGCTAGCTGTTGTCATTCAAATCGTTTCAACTAACGAAGAGTTATTGAAACGACGACTTGATGAAGTTCCGGCTTCGGAATGGAAGGATCTCAATCTTGACTTGACCCCACGAGAATATGTGATGGACTACTTGATGAGTGCTTTCCCTGTTCATCTTCATTGCATTCATTCAGGTGTTGATGGAGAAGAAAAATCCGAGCCAGTCTTTGACGCTGATGGCTCTCCGGTTATTTCTATTGAAGCTGTAGCCTTGAGAGATGGCTTAGTAGACAAACTCGCCAGCCTTGATCCAATCCCTGGTGCATTAGAACAATTGCTGTGGCACTTCGGTAATAAGCAAGTGGCTGAAGTTACAGGTCGTAGCAAGCGAGTTTTGAAAGATGATTCAGGGCGTTTGTTCGTTGATTCACGGGGTAGTGGGGCAAATATTGCTGAAACTGCTGCGTTTATGCAGGGTGACAAACAAATCCTCATCTTCAGTGACGCTGGTGGCACAGGCAGAAGTTATCATGCTGATCTCAACGCTGTTAATCGTCGGCTCAGATCGCACTATCTGCTTGAAGCTGGCTGGAGAGCAGACAACGCCATTCAAGGGCTTGGACGATCGCACAGAACCAACCAAGCATCTGCGCCCGTGTTCAGACCAGTCACGACGAACGTTATAGGTGAACGCCGATTCATCAGCACTATTGCTCGACGGCTGGATAGCTTGGGCGCTCTTACTCGTGGTCAACGGCAGACGGGTGGCAATGGGATCTTTGAAGCTAAAGATAACCTTGAATCGAACTATGCAGAGTACGCACTATACGAGTTGTTTAAGCAGATTTTCCAAGGTCGATTTTATGAAGTGCCTTTAGGAAAGTTCGAGCAAATGACGGGACTGAGTTTAACCTCTCATGAAGGCGGGATGAAAATCGACTTGCCCCCATTGCGGCAATTCCTCAACCGACTACGGGAGCAACGCGATTTTGTGAGGTGCTAA